In Gopherus flavomarginatus isolate rGopFla2 chromosome 5, rGopFla2.mat.asm, whole genome shotgun sequence, one DNA window encodes the following:
- the LOC127052858 gene encoding uncharacterized protein DDB_G0292642-like, which yields MEFFRKENEEPAPKFVRRKDDITGDEEDLMRVEMSCGHAADPGSLTGWCRSLLDQGYLKFHCPADVNGKKCGAEWSYPEVRRNASLTETEQRNFEEKLAKFAAKYYHDFKECPNCHSYVERQDLKNLRVVCILCHSLKGVVFEFCWQCLKPWKGAGAPSERCENVGCKNQSLEVLAKCKLKDLPGSEIKNCPSIRACPTCGRLIEHMEKCKYIICPQCHVEFCFACLEIARNCQASKSGAYFQYCAKPLAPKQTQIPVWAQK from the exons ATGGAATTTTTTAGGAAAGAAAACGAAGAGCCTGCACCAAAGTTTGTTCGTCGAAAGGACGATATCACAG GTGATGAGGAGGATCTCATGAGGGTGGAGATGTCTTGTGGACATGCTGCAGATCCTGGTTCCTTAACAGGTTGGTGCCGAAGTCTGTTAGACCAG GGTTACTTGAAGTTTCACTGCCCTGCTGATGTTAATGGGAAGAAATGTGGGGCGGAATGGTCCTATCCGGAAGTCCGCCGGAATGCTTCACTCACTGAAACAGAGCAACGGAACTTTGAAGAAAAACTTGCAAAGTTTGCAGCTAAATATTACCATGACTTCAAAGAG TGTCCCAACTGCCACAGCTACGTGGAACGCCAAGATCTGAAAAACTTGAGGGTGGTCTGTATCCTTTGCCATTCGCTGAAGGGGGTAGTCTTTGAGTTCTGCTGGCAGTGCCTGAAGCCCTGGAAAGGTGCTGGAGCACCATCCGAGAGGTGTGAAAATGTGGGATGCAAGAACCAGTCCCTGGAAGTCTTAGCAAAATGCAAGCTGAAGGATCTTCCAGGAAGTGAAATAAAAAACTGTCCCTCCATCCGTGCTTGTCCCACCTGTGGGCGACTCATTGAGCACATGGAAAAGTGCAAATATATTATATGTCCACAATGTCATGTTGAATTTTGTTTCGCTTGCCTTGAAATTGCTCGTAACTGCCAAGCCAGCAAAAGTGGTGCCTATTTTCAATACTGTGCAAAACCACTTGctccaaaacaaacacaaattccGGTATGGGCTCAGAAATAA